CGTAGAGAACCGTCACGCATCCGTACGAGGTATGCCGCATGGGGAGCCTGGTTTACCAAACCCACCTAAATCGCAAGTTTGGAAGGCCGCCTCTCTTCGGCCAATTTTGACGCTTCATCCAGGATTGCTCCGAAAAGTCTTACATCCTGTCCACGCCCGTTTAGACTGTCCGTGAACCCACTCCGGCCAGTATGGATTCTTAACGCTTCCGCCTCAATGTTAAAGGCGGCATTCCAATCTCTGCCTGCGGTGTAACCGCACTCACAAACAAATGTTCGGTCATTCAGCGTCAAGT
Above is a genomic segment from Bacillota bacterium containing:
- a CDS encoding zinc ribbon domain-containing protein; its protein translation is LTLNDRTFVCECGYTAGRDWNAAFNIEAEALRIHTGRSGFTDSLNGRGQDVRLFGAILDEASKLAEERRPSKLAI